One Dokdonia sp. Dokd-P16 genomic window carries:
- a CDS encoding RecX family transcriptional regulator, which produces MLIKVKKCPASCVTLSRKRYEQLSSETDKYRKRKKLADYLTYRGWEGDLVYEKVKELVP; this is translated from the coding sequence TTGTTAATAAAAGTAAAAAAATGTCCAGCTAGTTGCGTTACGCTTTCGCGAAAGCGTTATGAACAACTCTCCTCAGAAACCGATAAATACCGCAAGCGTAAAAAACTTGCAGACTATCTTACCTACAGAGGTTGGGAAGGTGATCTTGTGTATGAAAAGGTGAAGGAGCTGGTGCCTTAG
- a CDS encoding carboxypeptidase-like regulatory domain-containing protein encodes MSSSYSQVTFTGVITDELGNPLPLSSVIVNELNTDIIIAYAIADENGKYKLSLKKLEQDYSIIFSSLGFKAFQQVISEIDAESPTLNVSLSINNQILEEVIVHAERPIKVRKDTIIFNASSFTNGTETVAEDLLRKIPGINISDDGTIKIGNQEVEKVMIENDDFFEKGYKTLTKNMPASPIEKVEILKRYSNNKLLKGIEESDKIAINLTLNEDAKRQWFGNIDLGYGLASQDRYDARANLLNFGKKNKYYFFTNLNNVGYDATGDINHLIRSSSYGEPGSIGDSEQSNKLIHLSNRVPYFKESRFKFNNAELISLNAIFNPSEHLKIKTIGFANWDELAYFRNSTDTFVANGTNFTNTEEYSLKSDFVTLFGKLDINYDLSKTASIEVVSKYSNAAADKKSDLLFNNTPTLQLLDETNSRLDQKIAYSKKFKNNKALLITGRYIKEETPQGFTVNQNNFFTLFEETESQDNISQKSSLNYEYFGTEAHWLDRRESGHLFEIKVGNTLRVESLQSDFTIVTNDGIITPVDFQNKLNYTVNDTYLSAKYFCKFSNKWSITGTIENHLITNSLDNKILENKSNAETIFFINPSLATSLKINEKNKITLSSALSRRNNGITEVYNDYALTGFRSFSRGTGAFNQLDASNLSLSYELGNWSDRFFATAFVTYAKSFDFLSTNRTITQDFTLSEKILLKDQELLSANLSLDNYLKIIKSNLKAKISYSSTNFQNVVNDSPTREVTSDNYSYGLELRSGFSGIFNYHIGTTWRTNSIRSAGFKNDFTNNESFLDLSFILNEKFNVQVQTERYFFGNLSSDNIYYFADLTSTYDIKKNKVSLSLSAKNLFNTKIFREFSISDIGSSTTEYRLLPRYALLKLSYRF; translated from the coding sequence ATGTCTTCTAGTTATAGCCAAGTGACTTTTACTGGAGTGATTACAGATGAGCTAGGTAATCCTCTCCCGTTATCCAGTGTAATTGTTAATGAGCTGAATACTGATATCATTATAGCCTATGCCATAGCTGATGAAAATGGGAAGTATAAATTATCATTGAAAAAGCTAGAACAGGATTACTCTATAATTTTCAGCAGTTTAGGATTTAAGGCCTTCCAGCAGGTTATTTCTGAAATTGATGCTGAATCACCAACCTTAAATGTATCATTATCTATTAATAATCAAATTCTTGAAGAAGTTATTGTCCATGCAGAACGCCCTATAAAAGTGCGCAAAGACACCATTATTTTTAACGCATCTTCCTTTACAAACGGCACAGAAACAGTGGCAGAAGACTTACTTCGTAAAATACCTGGCATTAACATCTCAGATGATGGTACTATAAAAATAGGAAATCAAGAGGTAGAAAAAGTAATGATAGAAAATGATGACTTCTTTGAAAAAGGATATAAAACCCTTACGAAAAACATGCCTGCCTCGCCAATAGAGAAGGTGGAAATCCTTAAACGATATTCTAATAATAAACTGCTCAAAGGCATTGAGGAAAGCGATAAAATCGCAATCAATCTTACACTTAATGAAGATGCAAAACGACAGTGGTTTGGTAATATTGATCTAGGGTACGGTCTGGCGTCACAAGATCGTTATGATGCACGAGCTAATCTCTTAAATTTTGGCAAGAAAAATAAATATTACTTTTTTACAAATCTTAATAATGTAGGATACGACGCTACGGGTGATATAAATCATCTTATACGCTCTTCTAGTTATGGAGAGCCTGGAAGTATTGGCGACAGTGAGCAAAGTAATAAGCTCATACATTTATCAAATAGAGTTCCTTATTTTAAAGAGTCTAGATTTAAGTTTAATAATGCAGAGTTGATATCTCTCAATGCTATCTTTAACCCCTCAGAGCACCTTAAAATTAAAACTATAGGATTTGCAAACTGGGATGAGCTCGCCTACTTCAGAAACAGTACAGATACATTTGTAGCAAATGGCACAAACTTTACAAACACTGAAGAATATAGTCTTAAAAGTGATTTTGTAACACTCTTTGGAAAGCTAGACATCAATTACGACTTATCTAAAACCGCTAGTATAGAAGTGGTATCAAAGTATAGCAATGCTGCAGCAGATAAAAAATCTGACTTACTTTTTAATAACACGCCTACACTCCAACTGCTAGATGAAACAAATAGTAGATTAGATCAAAAAATAGCGTACTCAAAGAAGTTTAAAAACAATAAGGCACTATTAATTACGGGACGGTATATAAAAGAAGAAACTCCGCAAGGGTTTACAGTGAATCAAAATAATTTTTTTACCCTTTTTGAAGAAACCGAGTCGCAGGACAATATAAGTCAGAAAAGTAGCCTCAATTATGAGTATTTTGGCACTGAGGCTCACTGGCTAGATCGTAGAGAAAGCGGTCATCTTTTTGAGATAAAAGTTGGAAACACCCTAAGAGTGGAATCATTACAGAGCGACTTTACTATTGTTACAAATGATGGAATTATTACCCCAGTAGATTTTCAAAATAAACTGAATTATACTGTAAATGATACGTATCTATCTGCAAAGTATTTTTGCAAATTTTCAAATAAATGGTCGATTACAGGAACTATAGAAAATCACCTCATTACAAACAGCCTAGATAATAAAATATTAGAGAACAAAAGTAACGCAGAAACTATCTTCTTTATAAACCCCTCGCTTGCTACCTCCCTAAAGATTAATGAGAAAAATAAAATTACTTTATCCAGTGCATTATCAAGAAGAAATAATGGTATTACAGAAGTTTATAATGATTACGCTCTCACTGGTTTTAGAAGTTTTTCTAGAGGTACAGGCGCATTTAATCAACTAGATGCTTCTAACTTATCATTATCATATGAGCTGGGTAACTGGAGTGATCGATTCTTTGCAACTGCTTTTGTAACCTACGCAAAGTCATTTGATTTTTTATCTACTAATAGAACAATAACACAAGACTTCACACTATCAGAAAAAATATTACTAAAAGATCAAGAGCTTCTCAGTGCAAATCTCTCTCTAGATAATTATTTAAAAATAATAAAGTCAAATTTAAAAGCAAAAATCTCCTACTCCTCTACTAACTTTCAGAATGTGGTTAATGATTCCCCTACGCGAGAGGTTACATCAGATAATTACAGTTATGGATTAGAGTTGCGCAGTGGTTTTTCTGGCATATTTAATTATCACATAGGCACTACTTGGAGAACAAATAGCATACGTAGCGCAGGATTTAAGAACGACTTTACAAATAATGAAAGCTTTCTTGATCTCTCATTTATTTTAAATGAAAAATTTAATGTGCAAGTGCAAACGGAGCGTTACTTTTTCGGAAATCTTTCAAGTGACAATATTTATTATTTTGCAGATCTCACATCCACCTATGACATTAAAAAGAATAAAGTGAGCCTTTCCCTCTCTGCTAAGAATCTGTTTAATACAAAAATCTTCAGGGAGTTCTCCATAAGCGACATAGGCTCTTCCACCACGGAGTATCGCCTTTTACCTAGATATGCATTATTAAAACTGAGTTATCGTTTCTAA
- a CDS encoding ribonuclease E/G, with protein sequence MNKELIIRSSSSVVDFALLKDGKLIELHKEEDKNKFNVGDIYIANVRKTVSGLNAAFVNVGYEKDAFLHYHDLGPKLPTLQKYIKSVTTGKLKDYSLQNFTFEKDIDKNGKIAEVLKSKQSVLVQIAKEPISTKGPRISSELSIAGRYIVLVPFSDRISISQKIESKEEKARLKRLVTSIRPKGFGVIVRTVAQGVKVAELDKDLQNLVDKWTTMSKKIPNAHHPSKVLGEMNRASSILRDIFNDSFTSITVDDETLYYQIKDYLSEIAPHKENIVKLYNNQLPIFEKFGVERQIKTSFGQTVSMSRGAYLVIEHTEALHVVDVNSGNRSNKAKSQEDTALEVNMIAASEIARQLSLRDMGGIIVVDFIDMGKAEHRRELFNHLKDEMKDDRAKHKILPPSKFGLIQITRQRVRPEMNIKTREENPNGGTNEIEAPIVIVEKLQGQLNRILKSGTKKVTLHAHPFVAAYLTKGFPSIRSKWFLDHKKWVKVMPRDAYTYLEYNFTDASGKDIKIEN encoded by the coding sequence GTGAATAAAGAATTGATCATTAGATCTAGTTCCTCCGTAGTTGATTTTGCCTTATTAAAAGATGGAAAACTTATTGAGCTTCATAAAGAAGAAGATAAAAATAAGTTTAACGTAGGTGATATTTATATCGCAAACGTAAGAAAGACCGTTTCTGGTCTCAATGCCGCATTTGTAAATGTGGGCTATGAGAAAGATGCATTTTTGCATTACCATGACCTCGGTCCTAAACTTCCTACGCTTCAGAAATACATAAAAAGTGTTACTACAGGTAAATTAAAAGACTATTCCTTACAAAATTTCACCTTTGAGAAAGACATAGACAAAAACGGTAAAATTGCCGAAGTTCTTAAGTCTAAACAAAGTGTACTTGTACAGATTGCAAAAGAACCTATCTCGACCAAAGGACCTCGTATAAGTAGCGAGCTGTCTATTGCTGGACGTTATATTGTTCTCGTTCCTTTTTCTGACCGCATCTCTATCTCACAAAAGATTGAGAGTAAAGAAGAAAAAGCACGTCTTAAGAGACTTGTTACAAGTATCAGACCTAAAGGGTTTGGCGTTATCGTACGTACAGTAGCTCAAGGTGTAAAAGTTGCAGAACTAGACAAAGACCTGCAAAATCTAGTGGACAAATGGACCACTATGAGCAAAAAAATTCCAAACGCTCACCATCCTAGCAAAGTTCTAGGAGAGATGAATCGTGCATCGTCTATCCTGCGGGATATTTTTAACGATAGCTTCACGAGCATCACTGTAGATGATGAGACGTTGTATTATCAAATTAAGGATTACTTAAGCGAGATTGCTCCACACAAGGAGAATATTGTAAAATTATATAATAACCAACTGCCTATTTTTGAGAAATTTGGAGTAGAGAGACAGATTAAAACGTCTTTTGGCCAAACAGTATCAATGAGCCGTGGTGCTTATCTTGTAATTGAACACACAGAAGCCCTGCACGTTGTAGACGTAAACAGTGGTAACAGATCAAATAAAGCCAAAAGTCAAGAAGACACTGCACTTGAGGTAAACATGATCGCCGCTTCAGAAATTGCACGTCAGCTTAGCCTCCGTGATATGGGAGGAATTATCGTAGTCGATTTTATCGATATGGGTAAAGCTGAACATCGCCGTGAGTTATTTAATCACCTCAAAGATGAGATGAAAGATGACCGCGCAAAACACAAAATCTTACCTCCTAGTAAATTTGGACTTATCCAGATCACTAGGCAGCGAGTACGTCCAGAAATGAACATTAAGACCCGTGAAGAAAATCCTAACGGTGGTACTAATGAGATAGAAGCTCCTATTGTAATTGTAGAGAAACTTCAAGGACAGCTCAACCGCATATTAAAATCTGGAACAAAGAAGGTGACGCTACATGCACACCCATTTGTAGCAGCCTATTTAACAAAAGGCTTCCCGTCCATACGATCTAAATGGTTTTTAGATCACAAGAAGTGGGTAAAAGTAATGCCACGAGATGCATACACGTATCTTGAGTATAACTTTACAGACGCTTCTGGTAAGGATATTAAGATTGAAAATTAG
- a CDS encoding PAS domain-containing protein, with the protein MQRVKVTAPLQSWDIFSEYLVTRAIKAARELDYSQVENFISKYHWDFDTSLLATEDFTTIVVTDRDQVIQWVNGGFTEMTGYPRNHAVGKHPRFLQGPETSKETKKVISKSLRLEKPVVKQLLNYKKDGTPYLCDIKIIPLFNKDQELTHFMALEKKARVA; encoded by the coding sequence ATGCAAAGAGTAAAAGTCACCGCTCCCCTACAATCGTGGGATATTTTTTCAGAATATCTAGTCACTAGAGCTATTAAAGCTGCTAGAGAACTTGATTATTCTCAGGTGGAAAATTTCATCTCAAAGTATCATTGGGATTTTGACACTTCGCTACTAGCGACAGAAGATTTTACTACGATTGTAGTAACAGATCGTGACCAAGTTATCCAATGGGTGAATGGTGGTTTTACGGAAATGACTGGCTACCCAAGAAATCATGCTGTAGGTAAACACCCTCGTTTTTTACAAGGACCAGAAACCTCAAAAGAAACCAAGAAAGTTATAAGCAAATCACTACGTCTTGAAAAACCTGTAGTCAAGCAATTACTTAATTACAAAAAAGACGGCACGCCATATCTCTGTGATATAAAAATCATACCTCTTTTTAATAAGGATCAAGAACTCACACACTTCATGGCTCTTGAAAAGAAAGCACGTGTAGCTTAA
- a CDS encoding HU family DNA-binding protein, giving the protein MTKADIVAKVSEKLGIEKNDVQATIESFMEEVKTSLEGGDNVYLRGFGSFIIKTRAEKTGRNISKNTTIKIPAHNIPAFKPAKVFVEGVKTNVSVD; this is encoded by the coding sequence ATGACTAAAGCTGATATCGTAGCTAAAGTTTCTGAGAAACTAGGTATCGAAAAAAATGACGTGCAAGCAACTATTGAATCTTTCATGGAAGAAGTAAAAACTTCTTTAGAAGGTGGAGATAACGTGTACTTAAGAGGATTCGGTAGCTTTATTATCAAAACCAGAGCGGAAAAAACAGGTAGAAATATTTCAAAAAATACGACTATCAAAATACCAGCACATAATATTCCAGCGTTCAAGCCTGCTAAAGTTTTTGTAGAAGGTGTAAAAACGAACGTTAGTGTAGACTAA
- a CDS encoding regulatory protein RecX: MPFCKNGILANKYFCLVQQPVKTYTVEEAKRKLEAYCAYQDRCHKEVAQKLRDMRMIPDAIDVVIGHLLEHNFLNEERFAKAFARGKFRHKSWGRTRITRELKQRGIGAYNLKTALLEIEDEEYDTVFNTLSRKRYEQLSSETDKYRKRKKLADYLTYRGWEGDLVYEKVKELVP, encoded by the coding sequence ATGCCCTTTTGTAAAAATGGTATCCTTGCAAACAAGTACTTTTGCTTAGTGCAACAACCCGTTAAAACATATACTGTAGAAGAAGCAAAGCGTAAGCTGGAAGCCTACTGCGCTTACCAGGATCGCTGCCATAAAGAAGTCGCTCAAAAGTTACGAGACATGCGTATGATACCAGATGCGATAGATGTGGTTATAGGTCATTTACTAGAGCACAACTTTTTGAACGAAGAGCGTTTTGCAAAAGCCTTTGCGAGGGGTAAATTTCGTCATAAGAGCTGGGGAAGGACAAGAATCACTCGCGAACTCAAACAACGCGGCATAGGGGCTTATAATCTTAAAACAGCCCTACTTGAGATAGAAGACGAGGAGTATGATACGGTTTTTAATACGCTTTCGCGAAAGCGTTATGAACAACTCTCCTCAGAAACCGATAAATACCGCAAGCGCAAAAAACTAGCAGACTACCTTACCTACAGAGGTTGGGAAGGTGATCTTGTGTATGAAAAGGTAAAGGAGCTGGTACCTTAA
- a CDS encoding GLPGLI family protein, whose amino-acid sequence MKNYRIYLLLVFVCSGFNLGAQSIDISGIVTYHQETNLAYLYEEDYSLYFDKNQSLYLENIGKKKSNQEKSNQQGNETTRSIIVGRSNISQQYYHYKEGRFTYREIWFDEPLYVEDKITFNWELIDKTKLIGSFLCKKAKVLYRGRIYYAWYALQIPYNYGPWKFRGLPGLILEVEEENSKFRITASKIALGDTINEFEIPEKRNLLSIPAFLLEKERLNNELLARINSKAAKGSQPLKASSDCDDCKTLQLEWYNN is encoded by the coding sequence ATGAAAAATTATAGAATCTATTTATTATTAGTATTTGTATGTAGCGGATTTAATCTAGGGGCGCAAAGCATTGACATTTCAGGAATAGTTACTTACCACCAAGAAACTAATCTTGCTTATTTATATGAAGAAGATTATAGCTTATACTTTGACAAAAATCAATCTTTATACTTGGAGAATATTGGCAAAAAAAAATCTAATCAGGAGAAAAGCAACCAACAGGGTAATGAAACGACACGATCTATTATCGTAGGACGTTCCAATATTTCACAGCAATATTATCACTATAAAGAAGGTAGATTTACTTATAGAGAGATCTGGTTTGATGAACCACTATATGTAGAAGACAAAATCACTTTTAATTGGGAACTCATTGACAAAACCAAACTCATAGGTTCTTTCCTATGTAAAAAAGCAAAAGTTTTATATAGGGGTCGTATCTATTATGCATGGTATGCATTACAAATTCCTTACAATTATGGACCCTGGAAATTTAGAGGGCTCCCAGGTCTAATTCTAGAGGTAGAAGAAGAAAACAGCAAATTTAGAATTACCGCATCTAAAATAGCACTAGGAGATACCATAAATGAATTTGAAATTCCAGAAAAACGTAACCTACTTTCTATTCCAGCCTTTTTGCTAGAAAAAGAAAGATTAAACAATGAATTGCTGGCACGGATTAATAGTAAAGCAGCTAAGGGATCTCAGCCCCTAAAAGCTAGCTCTGATTGTGATGATTGCAAAACCTTGCAACTAGAATGGTACAATAATTAA